In Inquilinus sp. Marseille-Q2685, the following proteins share a genomic window:
- a CDS encoding GntR family transcriptional regulator, which produces MPQKAGISRVVLADQVVQVLQERILDRVYEPGARLNIDALSRELEVSSSPIREALMRLAADGLVVSSSFAGFSVAPVPSRDWFEQLLTYRVLAEGWAARQMARRRPAAAIERMRRSLAAMERGRMGRKARDYLTANQADQAFHEAMLDGAGNEILARSVRDLHPHLHHARLFAKVPQEIAPVIAEHQAILAAIAEGDEGAAGAALERHLRASWQRYDGWTADEPA; this is translated from the coding sequence ATGCCCCAGAAGGCCGGCATCTCCCGCGTCGTCCTGGCCGATCAGGTCGTGCAGGTGCTGCAGGAGCGTATCCTGGACCGGGTCTATGAACCGGGCGCGCGGCTGAACATCGATGCCCTGTCGCGAGAGCTGGAGGTCAGCTCGTCGCCGATCCGCGAGGCGCTGATGCGCCTGGCGGCGGACGGGCTGGTGGTGTCCTCCTCCTTCGCCGGCTTCTCGGTCGCGCCGGTGCCGTCGCGCGACTGGTTCGAGCAGCTGCTGACCTATCGCGTCCTGGCCGAGGGCTGGGCCGCCCGGCAGATGGCGCGGCGCCGGCCGGCAGCGGCGATCGAGCGGATGCGGCGGAGCCTGGCGGCGATGGAGCGCGGCCGCATGGGCCGCAAGGCGCGCGACTACCTGACCGCCAACCAGGCCGACCAGGCCTTCCACGAGGCCATGCTGGACGGCGCCGGCAACGAGATCCTGGCCCGCAGCGTGCGCGACCTGCACCCGCATCTGCACCACGCCCGGCTGTTCGCCAAGGTGCCGCAGGAGATCGCCCCCGTGATCGCCGAGCACCAGGCCATCCTGGCCGCCATCGCCGAAGGCGACGAGGGGGCTGCCGGCGCGGCGCTCGAGCGTCACCTGCGCGCCTCCTGGCAGCGCTATGACGGCTGGACGGCCGACGAGCCGGCCTGA
- a CDS encoding LacI family DNA-binding transcriptional regulator → MEQPPLAKPSVTVADVARSAGVAKATAARVLGGYGIVSDAVREKVLAAARTLDYRPNELARSMTTGRSGAIGVVVGDIENPFFSAAVRGITDVARAAGYTVILANSGEDIAAERDAIRTLVAKRVDGLIVAPSRSREIDHLRDAQRAGRPLALLDRAIPELAVDTVTVDDREAAEAATRLLIEHGHRRLVYVTACDTPEHTYRDLADIHTASVRHRIEGFLGACETARIPSPGRSVWLGANGRGETRTLAMNLLTSPEPPTAILASDSLIALEIFKVARELRRSIPDDLSLIPFHDADWTSVPSPPVTVIDQPVHQLGTAVAELLVSRLKGLGGPARHIVIPTRLVERASVAFRNPAGTPP, encoded by the coding sequence ATGGAACAGCCCCCGCTTGCGAAGCCGTCCGTCACTGTCGCCGACGTCGCCCGGTCGGCGGGCGTCGCAAAGGCCACGGCGGCCCGGGTCCTCGGAGGCTACGGCATCGTCAGCGACGCGGTGCGCGAGAAGGTGCTCGCAGCGGCAAGGACCCTCGATTATCGGCCCAACGAGCTGGCGCGCAGCATGACGACGGGCCGGTCGGGTGCGATCGGCGTGGTGGTCGGGGATATCGAGAACCCGTTCTTCAGCGCCGCCGTCCGCGGCATCACCGATGTGGCGCGCGCCGCCGGCTACACGGTGATCCTGGCCAATTCCGGCGAGGACATCGCGGCCGAGCGGGACGCCATTCGGACCTTGGTCGCCAAGCGGGTCGACGGGCTGATCGTCGCCCCGTCGCGGTCCCGCGAGATCGACCATCTGCGGGACGCCCAGCGCGCCGGCCGGCCGCTGGCTCTGCTCGACCGCGCCATCCCGGAACTGGCCGTCGATACGGTCACGGTCGACGACCGCGAGGCGGCCGAAGCCGCGACCCGCCTGCTGATCGAGCACGGCCATCGGCGCCTCGTCTACGTCACCGCCTGCGACACGCCGGAGCACACCTATCGCGACCTGGCCGACATCCACACCGCCTCCGTGCGGCACCGCATCGAAGGTTTTCTTGGGGCCTGCGAGACGGCCCGGATCCCCTCGCCAGGACGATCGGTCTGGCTCGGGGCGAATGGGCGCGGGGAGACGCGGACGCTGGCGATGAACCTCTTAACATCGCCCGAGCCCCCGACCGCCATCCTCGCGTCCGACAGCCTGATCGCGCTCGAGATCTTCAAGGTCGCGCGCGAGCTCCGCCGGTCCATTCCGGACGACCTGTCGCTGATCCCCTTCCACGACGCCGACTGGACCAGCGTCCCCAGCCCGCCGGTCACCGTCATCGATCAGCCGGTCCATCAGCTCGGCACGGCGGTGGCCGAGTTGCTGGTGTCGAGGCTGAAGGGTCTGGGCGGCCCCGCGCGTCACATCGTGATCCCGACCAGGCTGGTGGAGCGCGCATCGGTCGCGTTCCGGAATCCGGCCGGCACGCCCCCTTAG
- a CDS encoding ABC transporter substrate-binding protein, with protein sequence MLRMGARALTLALALGGSLAGPALADSNTYGLIDPKVITVGTMGDAKPYTFMTADGQFTGFDIELFLNVAERIGFKKDQIVFTGQEFSALMPSVANGRFDVAVAAIGTTEARKKTVDFSDGYLAGYLSVLTSDPKVTDAGQLAGKRLGVVQGTLQEIYAAKNFTATDLVKFPDNNSAVVALNNGTIDAHFLDYEAAKDYAGRYPSLKVAINIPSFDAPAGFVIRKGNDALRTALNQGLHAAMQDGTWKTLYQKWFPGSPMPDQYLPQK encoded by the coding sequence ATGCTGAGGATGGGGGCCCGGGCGCTGACCCTCGCGCTGGCTCTGGGCGGCTCGCTTGCAGGGCCGGCCCTGGCCGACTCCAACACCTACGGCCTGATCGACCCGAAGGTGATCACCGTCGGCACCATGGGCGACGCCAAGCCCTACACCTTCATGACGGCGGACGGACAGTTCACCGGCTTCGACATCGAGCTGTTCCTGAACGTGGCCGAGCGGATCGGCTTCAAGAAGGACCAGATCGTCTTCACCGGCCAGGAATTCTCCGCCCTGATGCCGTCGGTCGCCAATGGCCGCTTCGACGTGGCGGTCGCGGCGATCGGCACCACCGAGGCGCGCAAGAAGACGGTCGATTTCTCCGACGGCTACCTGGCCGGCTACCTGTCGGTCCTGACCTCCGACCCGAAGGTCACCGACGCCGGCCAGCTCGCCGGCAAGCGGCTCGGCGTGGTGCAGGGCACGCTGCAGGAAATCTATGCGGCCAAGAATTTCACTGCGACCGACCTGGTGAAGTTTCCCGACAACAACTCCGCCGTCGTCGCGCTCAACAACGGCACGATCGACGCGCATTTCCTCGATTACGAGGCCGCCAAGGACTATGCCGGCCGCTATCCCTCGCTCAAGGTCGCGATCAACATCCCCAGCTTCGACGCCCCGGCCGGCTTCGTCATCCGCAAGGGCAACGACGCGCTGCGTACGGCGCTGAACCAGGGGCTGCACGCGGCGATGCAGGATGGCACCTGGAAGACGCTCTACCAGAAGTGGTTCCCAGGCTCGCCGATGCCGGACCAGTACCTGCCCCAGAAATAG
- a CDS encoding amino acid ABC transporter ATP-binding protein produces the protein MKGAAESTGADTRFSGGSLAVRGLSMAYGEHEVLKDIDLTVPSGSVTCIIAPSGSGKSTLLRCLNRLVEVKGGDILLDGDSILGMKPDRLRRRIGMVFQQFNLFPDHTALENVALSPTRIKRLPRAAAERIAKARLAEVGLAGRQHHRPSRLSGGQQQRVAIARALAMEPEVILFDEVTSALDPELVKGVLTLMADLGRRGMTMVVVTHEMGFARRVADQVVFMDEGRVVEAGPPEAIFDRPQSERLKRFLAEVL, from the coding sequence ATGAAGGGCGCTGCCGAGAGCACCGGGGCGGACACTCGCTTCAGCGGCGGCAGCCTGGCCGTGCGCGGCCTCAGCATGGCCTATGGCGAGCACGAGGTGCTCAAGGACATCGACCTCACCGTGCCGTCCGGGTCGGTCACCTGCATCATCGCCCCTTCCGGCTCCGGCAAGTCGACCCTGCTGCGCTGCCTGAACCGGCTGGTGGAGGTGAAGGGCGGCGACATCCTGCTCGACGGCGACAGCATCCTCGGCATGAAGCCGGACAGGCTGCGCCGCCGGATCGGCATGGTGTTCCAGCAGTTCAACCTGTTTCCGGACCACACCGCGCTGGAGAACGTCGCGCTGTCGCCGACCCGGATCAAGCGCCTGCCCAGGGCCGCCGCGGAGCGGATCGCCAAGGCGCGGCTGGCCGAGGTCGGGCTGGCCGGCCGCCAGCACCATCGCCCGTCGCGCCTGTCGGGCGGCCAGCAGCAGCGGGTGGCGATCGCCCGGGCGCTGGCGATGGAACCCGAGGTCATCCTGTTCGACGAGGTGACCAGCGCGCTGGACCCGGAACTGGTGAAGGGCGTCCTCACCCTGATGGCCGATCTCGGCCGGCGCGGCATGACCATGGTGGTCGTCACCCATGAGATGGGCTTCGCCCGGCGGGTCGCCGACCAGGTCGTGTTCATGGACGAAGGCCGGGTGGTCGAGGCCGGCCCGCCCGAGGCGATCTTCGACCGGCCGCAGAGCGAGCGGCTCAAGCGCTTCCTGGCGGAAGTCCTCTAA
- a CDS encoding FAD-binding oxidoreductase translates to MKSKVSNIVVIGAGIFGVSTAVQLVRRGVATVLVNDGPVANGASGRSLSWLNSSRWRSDAYHRLRMAGIDRYRTLAYRHPDADWLRFDGGLTWDADDESNRIEAAYCHEISLAYDAQHLAAAQVPAVTPGVDVAAITPQGAIFNPGEGWVDLPSLIRLLVEEFEALGGRLVTEAGPARVIIEDGRAVGAATARGGEVRADAVLVATGPSVPRMAAEAGQRIDDGTPVSLLVTTRPAGAPLKAVLNTPRVAIRPAPGGAFALDSAWSEEEVEIRPDGSYGVKPETIDGLLAEASKVLEGNPTLELDRYGVGRKPIPGDGDPVFGELQAIPGYFVAFSHSGATLGLIAGELLAFEIATGERHPMLAPFRPERFGTESR, encoded by the coding sequence ATGAAAAGCAAAGTCTCCAACATCGTCGTCATCGGCGCCGGCATCTTCGGCGTCTCCACGGCCGTCCAGCTCGTCCGGCGCGGCGTGGCGACCGTGCTGGTGAATGACGGCCCGGTCGCGAACGGCGCCTCCGGCCGCTCGCTGTCCTGGCTCAACTCGTCGCGCTGGCGCTCCGACGCCTATCACCGGCTGCGCATGGCCGGCATCGACCGCTACCGGACCCTGGCCTATCGGCATCCCGATGCGGACTGGCTGCGCTTCGACGGCGGACTGACCTGGGATGCCGACGACGAGAGCAACCGGATCGAAGCGGCGTATTGTCATGAAATATCGCTGGCCTATGACGCGCAGCATCTCGCGGCCGCGCAGGTGCCGGCGGTGACGCCTGGCGTCGATGTTGCCGCGATCACGCCGCAAGGCGCGATCTTCAATCCCGGCGAGGGCTGGGTCGACCTGCCGAGCCTGATCCGCCTGCTGGTGGAGGAATTCGAGGCGCTCGGCGGCCGTCTCGTCACCGAGGCCGGGCCGGCGCGCGTGATCATCGAGGACGGCCGCGCCGTCGGGGCGGCGACGGCGCGGGGCGGGGAGGTCAGGGCGGACGCCGTGCTGGTCGCCACCGGCCCGTCGGTGCCGCGGATGGCGGCGGAGGCCGGGCAGAGGATCGACGACGGCACCCCGGTGTCGCTGCTGGTCACCACCAGGCCGGCCGGCGCGCCGCTGAAAGCCGTGCTGAACACGCCGCGCGTGGCGATCCGCCCGGCGCCCGGCGGCGCCTTCGCGCTCGACTCGGCGTGGTCGGAGGAGGAGGTCGAGATCCGCCCCGACGGCAGCTACGGGGTGAAGCCGGAGACCATCGACGGCCTGCTCGCGGAGGCCTCCAAGGTGCTGGAGGGCAACCCGACGCTGGAGCTCGACCGCTACGGCGTCGGCCGCAAGCCGATCCCTGGCGACGGCGATCCGGTGTTCGGCGAGCTGCAGGCGATCCCCGGCTATTTCGTCGCCTTCAGCCACAGCGGCGCCACGCTGGGGCTGATCGCCGGCGAGCTGCTGGCCTTCGAGATCGCGACCGGCGAGCGGCATCCGATGCTGGCTCCGTTCCGGCCGGAGCGCTTCGGGACTGAGTCCCGATAG
- the fhuF gene encoding siderophore-iron reductase FhuF — MIEILRPIFTGDLAHCGDAVVLPDDERPALPGPSLLDPGAIDRVLDDYAGRYPGADRRAVASFWSQWYFARLLPPVTAASLLLGRRFPIALSEIAVIRAPEGHPIAFRMAHDGETEDEPDAFRRFDRLIDGHIEPFIAAWARHTRVAPRLYWNNAAVYLDWILGEIAAHPLADGRLAAEAGRLLSSRERPDGTPNPLFDPIQTIEEDGEAKRWRRLCCLRYRLPEITECGTCPHLRARLRKEAPARQVA, encoded by the coding sequence ATGATCGAGATCCTGCGGCCGATCTTCACCGGCGACCTGGCCCATTGCGGCGACGCCGTGGTGCTGCCGGACGACGAGCGCCCCGCCCTGCCCGGCCCCAGCCTGCTCGACCCGGGAGCGATCGACCGGGTGCTGGACGACTATGCCGGCCGCTATCCCGGGGCGGACCGGCGCGCCGTCGCCTCCTTCTGGTCGCAATGGTACTTCGCCCGGCTGCTGCCGCCGGTGACGGCGGCGAGCCTGCTGCTGGGCCGCCGCTTTCCGATCGCCCTGTCCGAAATCGCGGTGATCCGCGCGCCGGAGGGCCACCCGATCGCCTTCCGCATGGCGCATGACGGCGAGACGGAGGACGAACCGGACGCCTTCCGCCGCTTCGACCGGCTGATCGACGGCCATATCGAGCCCTTCATCGCCGCCTGGGCCCGGCACACGCGGGTGGCGCCGCGCCTCTACTGGAACAATGCCGCGGTCTATCTGGACTGGATCCTGGGCGAGATCGCGGCCCATCCGCTGGCGGATGGCCGCCTGGCGGCGGAGGCCGGCCGGTTGCTGTCCAGCCGCGAACGGCCGGACGGCACGCCGAACCCGCTGTTCGACCCGATCCAGACGATCGAGGAGGACGGCGAGGCCAAGCGGTGGCGCCGGCTGTGCTGCCTGCGCTATCGCCTGCCGGAGATCACGGAGTGCGGCACCTGCCCGCATCTGCGGGCGCGGCTGCGCAAGGAGGCCCCGGCGCGGCAGGTCGCCTGA
- a CDS encoding DUF1488 family protein, whose protein sequence is MARPIFTFPDDAAWNEARQAVEFGVEVGDYAGRVFLPAAALRTLLGHRPTPAEAVEIYHHHRAGIERAAELRIEERRLDPDANVTLDGRDLRRR, encoded by the coding sequence ATGGCCCGCCCGATCTTCACCTTCCCCGACGACGCCGCCTGGAACGAGGCGCGCCAGGCGGTCGAGTTCGGCGTCGAGGTCGGCGATTATGCCGGCCGGGTGTTCCTGCCGGCAGCGGCGCTGCGCACCCTGCTCGGACACCGGCCGACGCCGGCCGAGGCGGTCGAGATCTACCATCACCACCGCGCCGGGATCGAACGCGCGGCGGAGCTGCGGATCGAGGAGCGGCGCCTCGATCCCGATGCCAATGTGACGCTGGACGGCCGCGACCTGCGGCGTCGCTGA
- a CDS encoding alpha/beta fold hydrolase: protein MFRGLGRTLLGAAAAIGIGIAALTAQAAEVWQTLPEPPPLPKPAESGTAPVNDIQMYYAVFGQGRPVILLHGGLSNSDYWGSLVPALTARGFQVIVADSRGHGRSTRSAQPYSYDLMSSDVLALLDHLKIQKTDLVGWSDGGIIGLDIAIHHPERLNRLYAYGANSDLSGLKPDFDKNPTFAAFIERAGAEYRKLSKTPDQYDSFLQQISQMWATQPDFTAEQLRGIKVRTAIADGEYDEGIKREHTEYLARTIPGAELRILPNVSHFGMLQNPKEFDGDVIAFLTAK from the coding sequence ATGTTCCGTGGTCTGGGAAGAACCCTGCTGGGTGCCGCCGCCGCGATCGGCATCGGCATCGCGGCGCTGACGGCGCAGGCCGCCGAGGTCTGGCAGACCCTGCCGGAGCCGCCGCCGCTGCCCAAGCCGGCCGAGAGCGGCACGGCCCCGGTGAACGATATCCAGATGTACTACGCCGTGTTCGGCCAGGGCCGGCCGGTGATCCTGCTGCATGGCGGCCTGTCCAACTCCGACTACTGGGGCAGCCTGGTGCCGGCGCTGACCGCGCGGGGCTTCCAGGTGATCGTCGCCGACAGCCGGGGCCATGGACGCAGCACCCGCTCGGCCCAGCCCTACAGCTACGACCTGATGTCGTCCGACGTGCTGGCGCTGCTGGACCACCTGAAGATCCAGAAAACCGACCTGGTCGGCTGGAGCGACGGCGGCATCATCGGCCTCGACATCGCCATCCATCATCCGGAGCGGCTGAACCGCCTCTACGCCTATGGCGCGAACTCTGACCTCAGCGGGCTGAAGCCTGATTTCGACAAGAACCCGACCTTCGCCGCCTTCATCGAGCGCGCCGGCGCCGAATACAGGAAGCTGTCCAAGACGCCGGACCAGTACGACAGCTTCCTGCAGCAGATCTCGCAGATGTGGGCGACCCAACCAGACTTCACCGCGGAGCAGCTGCGCGGCATCAAGGTGCGCACCGCGATCGCCGACGGCGAATACGACGAAGGCATCAAGCGCGAGCACACCGAGTACCTGGCGCGCACGATCCCGGGGGCGGAGCTGCGCATCCTGCCGAATGTCAGCCATTTCGGCATGCTGCAGAACCCGAAGGAGTTCGACGGCGACGTCATCGCGTTCCTGACCGCGAAGTAG
- a CDS encoding TetR/AcrR family transcriptional regulator: MRYSKDHKQETRERIIRTAARRFREDGVEAVGVAALMADAGLTHGGFYAHFPSKEALVAAACAEGFGESQTRLRRIVEARPPGERLAAMAETYLSPAHRDHPGQGCVAAAIGPEIARHPAETRAEFTRGLHGLVELAEEALRADGGDPAAAPQVVAAMVGALILARSAADKTLSDRFLEGGLEVIRRFVPQRAERSSG, translated from the coding sequence ATGCGCTACAGCAAGGACCACAAGCAGGAGACGCGGGAGCGGATCATCCGCACCGCCGCCAGGCGCTTCCGCGAGGACGGGGTGGAGGCGGTGGGCGTCGCCGCGCTGATGGCCGATGCCGGGCTGACTCATGGCGGCTTCTATGCCCATTTCCCGTCGAAGGAGGCGCTGGTGGCCGCCGCCTGCGCCGAGGGCTTCGGCGAGAGCCAAACCCGCCTTCGCCGGATCGTCGAGGCCCGCCCGCCCGGCGAGCGGCTGGCGGCGATGGCCGAGACCTATCTGTCGCCGGCCCATCGCGACCATCCGGGCCAGGGCTGCGTCGCCGCCGCGATCGGGCCGGAGATCGCACGCCATCCGGCCGAAACCCGCGCCGAGTTCACCCGCGGCCTGCACGGCCTCGTGGAACTCGCCGAGGAGGCGCTCAGGGCCGATGGCGGCGATCCGGCGGCGGCACCGCAGGTGGTCGCCGCCATGGTCGGCGCCCTGATCCTGGCACGCAGTGCGGCCGACAAGACCCTGTCGGACCGCTTCCTGGAGGGCGGGCTGGAGGTTATCCGCCGCTTCGTGCCGCAGCGCGCGGAGCGATCGTCCGGGTGA
- a CDS encoding acetyl-CoA C-acyltransferase, which yields MSAEDPVVIVGSARAPLGRFRGALAPLAAPQLGSAAIAAALARAGVAPAQVDEALVGCVLPAGQGQAPARQSARGAGLPDAVGAPTVNKVCGSGMKATMLGRDLIAAGSADVVVAGGMESMSNAPWLLPGVRDGLRFGHGRIFDHAALDGLEDAYDKGRAMGDFGEATAARYGFGRDDQDSYAATSLRRAQAAIADGAFAAEIAPVTVPAKGGPVEIAVDENPASLSADKIPKLKPAFRTDGTITAASSSANADGAAALVLARRSAADRLGLPVLATIRGHATQSQAPEWFTTAPIGAIRTLLDRVGWRAGEVDLFEINEAFACVVMAAMRDLDLPHDKVNIHGGACALGHPIGATGARLIVTLLAALQRHGLRRGVASLCIGGGEATAIAIERA from the coding sequence ATGTCCGCCGAAGATCCCGTCGTGATCGTCGGGTCCGCCCGCGCGCCGCTCGGTCGCTTCCGCGGCGCGCTGGCGCCGCTGGCGGCGCCGCAGCTGGGATCCGCCGCGATCGCCGCCGCCCTGGCCCGGGCCGGCGTCGCGCCGGCGCAGGTCGACGAGGCGCTGGTCGGCTGCGTGCTGCCGGCCGGGCAGGGCCAGGCGCCGGCGCGCCAGTCGGCCCGCGGCGCCGGCCTGCCGGACGCGGTCGGGGCCCCCACCGTGAACAAGGTCTGCGGCTCCGGCATGAAGGCGACGATGCTCGGCCGGGACCTGATCGCCGCCGGCTCCGCCGATGTCGTCGTCGCCGGCGGGATGGAGAGCATGTCGAACGCGCCCTGGCTGCTGCCGGGCGTGCGCGACGGGCTGCGCTTCGGCCATGGCCGGATCTTCGACCATGCGGCGCTGGACGGGCTCGAGGACGCCTATGACAAGGGCCGGGCGATGGGCGATTTCGGCGAGGCCACGGCCGCCCGCTACGGCTTCGGCCGCGACGACCAGGATTCCTATGCCGCGACCTCGCTGCGCCGGGCCCAGGCGGCGATCGCGGACGGCGCCTTCGCCGCCGAGATCGCGCCGGTAACCGTCCCGGCCAAAGGCGGCCCGGTCGAGATCGCGGTCGACGAGAACCCGGCGTCGCTCTCGGCCGACAAGATCCCGAAGCTGAAGCCGGCCTTCCGCACGGACGGCACCATCACCGCCGCCAGCTCCAGCGCCAATGCCGACGGCGCCGCGGCGCTGGTCCTGGCCCGGCGCTCGGCCGCCGACCGGCTGGGCTTGCCGGTGCTGGCGACGATCCGCGGCCATGCCACGCAGTCCCAGGCGCCGGAATGGTTCACCACGGCGCCGATTGGCGCGATCCGCACTCTGCTCGACCGGGTCGGCTGGCGGGCCGGCGAGGTCGACCTGTTCGAGATCAACGAGGCCTTCGCCTGCGTGGTGATGGCGGCGATGCGCGACCTCGACCTGCCGCATGACAAGGTCAACATTCATGGCGGCGCCTGCGCCCTCGGCCACCCGATCGGCGCCACCGGCGCCCGGCTGATCGTCACCCTGCTGGCGGCGCTGCAGCGCCACGGCCTGCGCCGCGGCGTCGCCTCGCTGTGCATCGGCGGCGGCGAGGCGACGGCGATCGCGATCGAGAGGGCCTAG
- a CDS encoding GNAT family N-acetyltransferase, which yields MLPSFETPRLTLRPRTMADLADCLAMDRDPEVVRHIDGPWSDPEAHRRFVEDRITRAYPDGMGYWTVRTKAPEGRFLGWILLIPADALGPEIEIGWRLVRAAWGHGYATEAAAPVLAHARETLGVAVIADIDQDNAGSIRVAEKIGLRHLGPAGASRYVRFTG from the coding sequence GTGCTGCCGTCCTTCGAGACCCCGCGCCTGACCCTGCGGCCGCGGACCATGGCGGACCTCGCGGACTGCCTGGCCATGGACCGCGATCCGGAGGTGGTGCGCCATATCGACGGGCCGTGGAGCGATCCCGAAGCGCATCGCCGCTTCGTCGAAGACCGGATCACCCGGGCCTATCCGGACGGCATGGGGTATTGGACCGTGCGGACGAAGGCGCCCGAGGGCCGCTTCCTCGGCTGGATCCTGCTGATCCCCGCCGACGCTCTGGGACCGGAGATCGAGATCGGGTGGCGGTTGGTGCGCGCGGCCTGGGGCCACGGCTATGCCACCGAGGCCGCCGCGCCGGTCCTGGCCCATGCGCGCGAGACGCTGGGGGTCGCGGTCATCGCCGACATCGACCAGGACAACGCAGGCTCGATCCGGGTGGCCGAGAAGATCGGCCTGCGCCATCTCGGCCCCGCCGGCGCGAGTCGCTACGTGCGCTTCACGGGCTAG